Proteins encoded in a region of the Rhizophagus irregularis chromosome 24, complete sequence genome:
- a CDS encoding uncharacterized protein (SECRETED:cutsite_VNA-IP; SECRETED:prob_0.9810); SECRETED:SignalP(1-20), whose product MNRNFIFVFILLASLSIVNAIPIPHKLLKRTTEFTECRQSPTPPLLSVVISPDPVVSGNTVTFTATGSLNQDVPDGSDLIAFFGDSSSSKIIGDIKRAPMCDGGCPRAGAQFTKTLDYSDVPGLPNPYDIVVGVVKNTDVLACAVAINV is encoded by the coding sequence ATGAaccgaaattttatttttgtattcattttattagcTTCGCTTTCAATAGTCAATGCTATTCCTATTCCACATAAACTTCTTAAACGAACAACCGAATTTACAGAATGTAGACAGTCACCAACGCCGCCCCTACTCTCTGTAGTGATTTCACCTGATCCTGTCGTATCCGGTAACACCGTGACTTTTACTGCTACCGGATCATTGAACCAAGATGTTCCTGATGGATCTGACCTTATTGCTTTCTTTGGAGATTCTAGTAGTAGCAAGATTATAGGGGATATCAAGAGGGCGCCTATGTGCGATGGTGGATGTCCAAGAGCTGGAGCTCAATTCACTAAAACACTGGATTATTCGGATGTACCTGGATTACCTAACCCATATGATATTGTAGTTGGCGTTGTGAAAAACACTGATGTATTGGCCTGTGCAGTTGCTATTAATGTTTAG
- a CDS encoding Serine/threonine-protein kinase RIO1 has protein sequence MKILSKYANRIHLDEVSDGKLSVFCQDGQQKKTLGDKQKNSDKSDRATVEQVLDPRTRIILFKMINRNVIYEINGCVSTGKEANVYHAITEDGNHRAIKVYETSILVFKDRDRYVTGEFGFRHGYSKHNPRKMGYML, from the exons atgaaaattttgagtAAATATGCAAATAGGATTCATCTTG aTGAAGTTTCAGATGGTAAATTATCCGTTTTTTGTCAAGATGggcaacaaaaaaaaactcttgGTGATAA acaAAAAAATAGTGATAAATCAGATCGTGCTACTGTAGAGCAAGTGTTAGATCCTCGAACGAggataattctttttaagaTGATTAATCGCAACGTAATCTATGAAATAAATGGGTGTGTAAGCACTGGTAAAGAG GCAAATGTTTATCATGCAATAACAGAAGATGGAAATCATAGGGCTATAAAAGTTTATGAAACTTCAATTTTAGTGTTTAAAGATAGAGATCGTTACGTTACGGGAGAATTTGGATTTAGACATGGTTATAGTAAACATAATCCAAGAAAAATG GGCTACATGCTCTAG